One Punica granatum isolate Tunisia-2019 chromosome 3, ASM765513v2, whole genome shotgun sequence genomic window carries:
- the LOC116200967 gene encoding fruit protein pKIWI502 isoform X1: protein MPLLLSPPSTTCPHAFLSPPAPPMPLPRLSPLHIRRRLASLAVAAAVRQDTIVWTPALLSEVEPAAASLFHISVDVSDSSELAGSHNRPGQYLQLRVPDAPKPSFLAIASPPSLAASTGRFEFLVKSVEGTTAEALCALKRGDVVELSPVMGKGFDIARIDPPKDYPTVFIFATGSGISPIRSLIESGFSADKRSDVRLYYGVRNLQRMAYQDRFKTWESSGVKIVPVLSQPDDGWTGETGYVQAAFSRAKKAFTPMSTGAVLCGQKQMTEDLRATRIGGLCRLKFGAACDELR from the exons ATgcccctcctcctctctccCCCCTCCACCACTTGTCCCCATGCCTTCCTCTCCCCGCCTGCCCCACCCATGCCTCTCCCCCGCCTAAGCCCCCTCCACATCAGACGCCGCCTCGCCTCCCTCGCCGTCGCCGCCGCTGTCCGCCAGGACACCATCGTTTGGACTCCCGCCCTGCTCTCCGAGGTCGAGCCCGCCGCCGCCTCCCTCTTCCACATCAGCGTCGACGTCTCCGATTCTTCCGAGCTTGCCGGCTCCCACAACCGCCCGGGCCAGTACCTCCAGCTCCGCGTCCCTGATGCACCCAAGCCTTCGTTCCTGGCCATTGCTTCGCCGCCTTCCCTGGCAGCGTCCACTGGGCGGTTCGAGTTCCTGGTCAAGAGTGTGGAGGGCACGACTGCTGAGGCGCTCTGTGCATTGAAGAGGGGGGATGTGGTTGAGCTGAGTCCGGTCATGGGGAAAGGATTCGATATCGCCCGCATCGACCCTCCCAAAGATTACCCCACCGTCTTCATCTTCGCCACTGGATCAGGAATCAG TCCTATCAGGTCACTCATTGAATCTGGGTTCAGCGCGGACAAGAGATCCGATGTGAGACTCTATTATGGTGTCAGAAACCTCCAACGAATGGCTTATCAG GATAGGTTTAAAACTTGGGAATCTTCCGGTGTAAAGATCGTGCCAGTACTATCGCAACCAGATGATGGTTGGACTGGTGAAACTGGTTATGTACAG GCAGCATTTAGCCGAGCCAAGAAGGCTTTTACCCCTATGTCCACTGGTGCCGTGCTTTGTGGGCAGAAGCAGATGACTGAG GACCTAAGGGCTACCCGAATTGGGGGACTGTGCAGACTGAAGTTTGGGGCTGCCTGTGACGAGTTGAGATAA
- the LOC116200231 gene encoding ATP synthase subunit beta, mitochondrial-like produces the protein MASRRLLSTFLRSSARRSPSSRSAFSGPKASPCPYASHRPSPAGYLLTRAAEYATSAAAASPPSPPPPTKDAGKGKITDEFTGAGAIGQVCQVIGAVVDVRFNEGLPPILTALEVQGHSIRLVLEVAQHLGENVVRTIAMDGTEGLVRGQRVLNTGSPITVPVGRATLGRIINVIGEAIDERGELKTDHYLPIHREAPAFVEQATEQQILVTGIKVVDMLAPYQRGGKIGLFGGAGVGKTVLIMELINNVAKAHGGFSVFAGVGERTREGNDLYREMIESGVIKLGEKQADSKCALVYGQMNEPPGARARVGLTGLTVAEHFRDAEGQDVLLFIDNIFRFTQANSEVSALLGRIPSAVGYQPTLATDLGGLQERITTTKKGSITSVQAIYVPADDLTDPAPATTFAHLDATTVLSRQISELGIYPAVDPLDSTSRMLSPHILGEDHYNTARGVQKVLQNYKNLQDIIAILGMDELSEDDKLTVARARKIQRFLSQPFHVAEVFTGAPGKYVELKESIASFQGVLDGKYDDLPEQSFYMVGGIEEVLAKAEKIAKESAS, from the exons ATGGCTTCACGCAGGCTCTTATCCACATTTCTCCGATCCTCGGCCCGCCGATCTCCGTCCTCCAGGTCCGCCTTCTCCGGCCCCAAGGCTTCCCCCTGCCCCTACGCTTCCCACCGCCCCTCCCCGGCCGGATACCTCCTCACTCGAGCGGCGGAGTACGCCACATCCGCCGCGGCTGCCTCGCCGCCCTCCCCGCCTCCCCCGACGAAGGACGCCGGGAAGGGGAAGATCACCGATGAGTTCACCGGCGCCGGCGCGATCGGCCAGGTCTGCCAGGTGATCGGTGCCGTCGTAGATGTCCGGTTCAATGAGGGGCTGCCCCCCATCCTCACGGCCCTCGAGGTGCAGGGCCACTCCATAAGGCTGGTGCTTGAGGTTGCCCAGCACTTGGGGGAAAATGTGGTCAGGACTATCGCTATGGACGGGACTGAGGGTCTTGTCCGTGGCCAGCGCGTGCTCAACACTGGCTCCCCTATCACT GTGCCGGTTGGGAGGGCTACACTTGGCCGTATCATTAATGTCATCGGAGAGGCCATTGATGAAAGAGGAGAACTCA AGACCGACCACTACCTGCCCATCCACAGAGAAGCTCCGGCATTTGTGGAGCAGGCGACTGAGCAACAGATCCTTGTCACTGGTATTAAG GTCGTTGACATGCTCGCTCCATACCAAAGAGGAGGAAAGATTGGACTCTTTGGTGGTGCTGGTGTTGGAAAGACTGTGCTAATCATGGAGCTTATTAACAATGTTGCAAAAGCTCATG GTGGTTTCTCTGTGTTTGCTGGTGTGGGAGAGCGTACTCGTGAGGGCAATGACTTGTACAGGGAAATGATTGAGAGTGGTGTCATTAAGCTAGGGGAGAAGCAG GCTGATAGCAAGTGTGCTCTTGTCTATGGTCAAATGAATGAGCCCCCTGGTGCCCGTGCTCGTGTCGGGCTTACTGGGCTTACTGTGGCAGAGCACTTCCGTGATGCTGAAGGGCAGGATGTGCTGCTTTTCATTGACAACATTTTCCGATTCACGCAA GCGAACTCTGAGGTGTCTGCGCTGCTTGGTCGTATTCCTTCTGCCGTGGGTTACCAACCAACCTTGGCTACAGATCTTGGAGGTCTTCAGGAGCGTATTACAACCACGAAGAAAGGCTCCATCACATCAGTGCAAGCCATTTATGTGCCTGCTGATGACTTGACAGATCCAGCCCCTGCTACCACTTTTGCCCACTTGGATGCTACAACTGTGTTGTCGCGACAG ATTTCAGAACTTGGAATCTATCCTGCTGTGGATCCCCTCGACTCGACATCCCGTATGCTCTCTCCTCACATTTTGGGGGAGGATCACTACAACACAGCTCGTGGAGTGCAAAAGGTTCTTCAGAACTATAAAAATCTTCAGGATATTATTGCTATTCTGGGAATGGATGAGCTCAGTGAAGATGACAAATTGACTGTCGCTCGTGCCCGTAAGATCCAGCGTTTCTTGAGCCAGCCTTTCCATGTTGCTGAAGTCTTCACGGGTGCCCCTGGCAAGTATGTCGAATTGAAGGAGAGCATTGCCAGCTTCCAG GGTGTGTTGGATGGGAAGTACGATGATCTCCCCGAGCAGTCATTCTACATGGTTGGAGGCATCGAGGAAgtccttgccaaggccgaaaagATTGCTAAGGAATCTGCATCTTAG
- the LOC116200967 gene encoding fruit protein pKIWI502 isoform X2 — protein sequence MPLLLSPPSTTCPHAFLSPPAPPMPLPRLSPLHIRRRLASLAVAAAVRQDTIVWTPALLSEVEPAAASLFHISVDVSDSSELAGSHNRPGQYLQLRVPDAPKPSFLAIASPPSLAASTGRFEFLVKSVEGTTAEALCALKRGDVVELSPVMGKGFDIARIDPPKDYPTVFIFATGSGISPIRSLIESGFSADKRSDVRLYYGVRNLQRMAYQDRFKTWESSGVKIVPVLSQPDDGWTGETGYVQAAFSRAKKAFTPMSTGAVLCGQKQMTEEITSILVADGVSSEKILMNF from the exons ATgcccctcctcctctctccCCCCTCCACCACTTGTCCCCATGCCTTCCTCTCCCCGCCTGCCCCACCCATGCCTCTCCCCCGCCTAAGCCCCCTCCACATCAGACGCCGCCTCGCCTCCCTCGCCGTCGCCGCCGCTGTCCGCCAGGACACCATCGTTTGGACTCCCGCCCTGCTCTCCGAGGTCGAGCCCGCCGCCGCCTCCCTCTTCCACATCAGCGTCGACGTCTCCGATTCTTCCGAGCTTGCCGGCTCCCACAACCGCCCGGGCCAGTACCTCCAGCTCCGCGTCCCTGATGCACCCAAGCCTTCGTTCCTGGCCATTGCTTCGCCGCCTTCCCTGGCAGCGTCCACTGGGCGGTTCGAGTTCCTGGTCAAGAGTGTGGAGGGCACGACTGCTGAGGCGCTCTGTGCATTGAAGAGGGGGGATGTGGTTGAGCTGAGTCCGGTCATGGGGAAAGGATTCGATATCGCCCGCATCGACCCTCCCAAAGATTACCCCACCGTCTTCATCTTCGCCACTGGATCAGGAATCAG TCCTATCAGGTCACTCATTGAATCTGGGTTCAGCGCGGACAAGAGATCCGATGTGAGACTCTATTATGGTGTCAGAAACCTCCAACGAATGGCTTATCAG GATAGGTTTAAAACTTGGGAATCTTCCGGTGTAAAGATCGTGCCAGTACTATCGCAACCAGATGATGGTTGGACTGGTGAAACTGGTTATGTACAG GCAGCATTTAGCCGAGCCAAGAAGGCTTTTACCCCTATGTCCACTGGTGCCGTGCTTTGTGGGCAGAAGCAGATGACTGAG GAAATTACCTCAATTCTTGTAGCAGATGGAGTTTCTAGTGAGAAAATATTGATGAACTTCTGA